The sequence below is a genomic window from Thermodesulfobacteriota bacterium.
ATTATCAATCGTGTTTGAAGGGAGAAATCGAAAAAACAGGGTTCGCCGTCACCATCTATGATAACCTGTTTGAAAACTATTCACACCTTGGGACATCGACTCTCATGCTTCTTTCCCTTTCAGGTTATGAACCCTGGCGAAAATTCGAAGCCGATTATAGAGCCGGTCGAAAAGAGGCTTACAACAAAGAAAAGGATAGATGGACCGATATCCTCATCCGTCGGGCCGAGGAAATGCTTATTCCCGAGCTTTCTTCCATGATTGAGGTGAAAGAGGCGGCAACCCCCCTGACCAACTGGCGATACACCGGAAACACTGATGGAGCCATTTACGGTTTCGAGCAGTCGATGGACAATGCCTATATGAACCGAATCGACAACCGGACTCCTGTAAAAGGACTTTATCTGGCCGGCGCATGGGGAAATCCGGGTGGTGGCTACGTAGGGGCGTTAAGATCCGGAGAAGAAACTTTTCAGAAAATGATGGAGGATTGGGGAAAAGGATAAACAGGGGAAAGTGAGCGAGATGAAGATCGGAAATGTCTTTAATCATTTTTTTCTTTCTAATCCCTTTTATCGCGGGATGTTTGAATTGTTTGTTCTTATTGGAACGGGAATTTGTGGATTGGTTTTCTCCTGGACGAGGTTTTCCATTGTTCCAGTATCGAATATTTTCGGTGGTATTCTGATCCCCTTGGCTTTTGCGTTTCATTGGTGGACGGAGAAAGCTCATAAGCAGGCCCACGAAAAATCAGGAAATATCAAAAAGATAGTCATAACGGGTGTCTACGCAAAGATACGTCATCCATTATATCTCAGTCTTATACTCCAGAATATAGGTATTGCCCTTGCCTTTGGCGTCATAATTACTTTTGTTATGGCTTTGCTGACAATTATTCACTGGGTTGTCACGGCATTAAAGGAAGAAGCCGTGTTATTGCAGATATTTCCCCATGAATATATGCAATACAGGCAAAAGGTACGATGGCGGATGATCCCAGGAGTCTTTTGAGAAAACCGGGGAAGAAATACGGTCTTTTTTCACAACACTCGGCCTAAGGGATGGCGCAAAAAACTTCACTACTCCTAAGCCAAAGCCTATGACGCAATTTTCCATGATCAAAATTATCGATATATTAATAGGGGCCTAACGAATGAAAATAAAACGGATAATAATCGCATTCACCATACTTATAATGATTATTGTAGCAGGATTTTTCATAATACGATTGAGGTTTTCAACCCCATCGTTTGATGATTTGAATCAGGAAATGCAATATTTGGTTTCAAATTTAGTAGCGAAAAACAAATCGGTGAGAAATTGTGTTCTGTCTGTAATGAAAGGTGATGGATCTTTCTCTTGGTCAGGCGCAGCCGGAATCACCCATCAAGACGGTCAGGTCTCCATGACCAAAGACACGCCCATTTACCTTGCCAGTATTACTAAGCTCTATACTGCCACGGCAATCATGCGATTATATGAAAATCAAGCGCTCTCTTTAGATGACCCAATGTCAAGATATCTTCCGGAAAAGCTAATTCAGGGTATTCATGTGTATAAAGGGAAAGATTATTCTCACGAAATTACCATTAAAGAATTGTTGTCGCATACTTCAGGCATAGCAGATTACTATACCGAAAAACCGAAACAAGGGAAAAGCTTGTTTGAATTGGTCCTGGAAAAACCGGAACGGTCATGGACAGTAGATGAGACGATTGAAAGGGCAAGAAACAATTTGGAACCTAATTTTCAGCCAGGTACGGATGCATCCTATTCGGATACAAATTTCCAGTTATTGGGAAAGGTCATCGAGGCCATAACCGGTAAGCCACTTCACATCGTTTACCAGGACTTTTTCTTTCATCCTCTGGAACTCAAGTATACCTGGTTGGTCGGCCGCTCTGAACCACAGTTCGCTCCATTCGCTGCTCCAGCGGACGTATTTTATAAAGATTCGATTATTACGAACACCCGCTTAAGCATGGCCTACTGGGCTGATGGTGGCATTGTTTCTACAGCAGAAGAATGTATTATTTTTCTAAAAGCCCTGAATGAAGGTCGAATTGTCAGTGGAAACACGCTGGAGTTGATGCACAACTGGCGTCGATTGAAGAATCTTCCGTTTGAATATGGGTATGGAACAATGTATTTCAAGCTGCCCTGGTTTATCAATATAATGATGAAAGCCCCGCCGTTATGGGGTCATTCGGGATCGACCGGCTCATTCCTTTATTATTCCAAAGATCTGGATCTGTATATGGCAGGAACTATCAATCAGACAGAATTGAAGTCGACACCGTTTAGATTGATGCTAAGGGTGATGAAGGCGATTCAAGCGAAAAAGAAGCTTTGACAATCCAAACAGCCAACCAAAACGGTGCTATTTTTTTTCAATCATTACATCCACGAAGCACAGTCTCAGAATGAAACCGATGAACGTTATTTACAAACAACGACATCTGTGTTTTGTGGTTTTGTTCGCTTCTGATATAAAGATGGCCTTATTGATGTATTGCCTTAGAAAGAAATGGATGGTATCAAACAGGAACAACCCAGGAAAAAAAGAACATGGACCCAAAATTTGCAGTGATAAACCGAAGGCACGTGCTCAAAACCTTTTCCTATACCGCCCTCTTCAACACCGGTATTGCCATATTCCTAAGGTTTCTGGAATTCGGTGGCGGGTTTATGGAAACCTTCATCATTACCCAGTGTATCGGTATGTCTATTTGTGCCTGTATCTTGCTT
It includes:
- a CDS encoding isoprenylcysteine carboxylmethyltransferase family protein, which encodes MKIGNVFNHFFLSNPFYRGMFELFVLIGTGICGLVFSWTRFSIVPVSNIFGGILIPLAFAFHWWTEKAHKQAHEKSGNIKKIVITGVYAKIRHPLYLSLILQNIGIALAFGVIITFVMALLTIIHWVVTALKEEAVLLQIFPHEYMQYRQKVRWRMIPGVF
- a CDS encoding serine hydrolase domain-containing protein is translated as MVSNLVAKNKSVRNCVLSVMKGDGSFSWSGAAGITHQDGQVSMTKDTPIYLASITKLYTATAIMRLYENQALSLDDPMSRYLPEKLIQGIHVYKGKDYSHEITIKELLSHTSGIADYYTEKPKQGKSLFELVLEKPERSWTVDETIERARNNLEPNFQPGTDASYSDTNFQLLGKVIEAITGKPLHIVYQDFFFHPLELKYTWLVGRSEPQFAPFAAPADVFYKDSIITNTRLSMAYWADGGIVSTAEECIIFLKALNEGRIVSGNTLELMHNWRRLKNLPFEYGYGTMYFKLPWFINIMMKAPPLWGHSGSTGSFLYYSKDLDLYMAGTINQTELKSTPFRLMLRVMKAIQAKKKL